One Chryseobacterium indoltheticum DNA segment encodes these proteins:
- a CDS encoding LUD domain-containing protein, giving the protein MSLFKRIVSKLTNQPEEDEKQSLEKLGDSLKNADLDYKFAQLFTHSGGFFNYCADEAEALQTLNQILKIEGINSVFCCDKDLQGFLNVIKINNTPELESRNDAAFISCEYLIAYDGRIMLSHNNILHYHSSRLPSKIIIMANVSQIVNNLNDAMGKIKRTGNIKNLTSISGNHSKLDAAANNNTKLFLLLLED; this is encoded by the coding sequence TTGAGTTTATTTAAAAGAATTGTAAGCAAACTAACCAACCAGCCCGAAGAAGATGAGAAGCAGAGCCTGGAAAAGCTTGGAGATTCGCTGAAAAATGCAGATCTCGATTACAAGTTTGCGCAATTATTTACGCATTCTGGTGGCTTTTTCAACTATTGCGCAGATGAGGCGGAAGCATTGCAGACCTTAAATCAGATTTTGAAAATCGAGGGAATCAACTCTGTTTTTTGCTGTGATAAGGATCTTCAGGGTTTTTTGAATGTAATTAAAATCAATAACACTCCCGAACTGGAATCGCGTAACGATGCCGCTTTTATTTCATGCGAATATCTTATTGCGTACGATGGCAGAATCATGCTTTCTCACAATAATATTCTGCATTATCATTCTTCAAGACTGCCTAGTAAAATTATTATTATGGCAAATGTCTCTCAGATCGTCAATAATCTTAATGACGCAATGGGCAAGATAAAACGCACCGGAAACATCAAAAATCTTACTTCAATCAGCGGAAATCATTCTAAGTTGGATGCTGCTGCAAACAATAATACGAAGCTATTCTTACTCTTGTTGGAAGATTAG